From Bradyrhizobium sp. NDS-1, the proteins below share one genomic window:
- a CDS encoding metallophosphoesterase — protein MRCLVVADLHYSLPQLDWLVSAAPQFDLVIFAGDALDIGSMVDFRAQIVVVKKYLALLAAKSRVILCSGNHDLDERDTDGEKISRWISEVRELGIACDGDSLTIGDTMFTVCPWWDGPLVKQRIVAQLADAAIGRPRRWIWAHHAPPADSPTSWGGKRFFGDVELMQWIVQHQPSMVISGHVHQSPFITGGSWFDRLGGSWIFNTGLQPGRPPTCIVLDLDAGKAFWLAAGEGQWIDLNAPLKRPAAPIEAPPDWLIFLDQIADPNLAKPQAAAG, from the coding sequence ATGCGCTGCCTGGTCGTGGCCGACCTGCATTATTCGCTGCCGCAGCTCGACTGGCTGGTCAGCGCGGCACCGCAATTCGACCTCGTGATCTTCGCCGGCGACGCACTCGACATCGGCTCGATGGTGGATTTTCGCGCCCAGATCGTGGTGGTGAAGAAATACCTCGCGCTGCTTGCCGCGAAGTCCCGCGTGATCCTATGCTCCGGCAATCACGACCTCGACGAGCGCGATACAGACGGCGAGAAGATCTCACGGTGGATCTCGGAGGTGCGCGAGTTGGGCATCGCCTGCGACGGCGACAGCCTCACCATTGGCGACACCATGTTCACGGTGTGCCCGTGGTGGGACGGGCCGCTGGTCAAACAGCGCATCGTCGCCCAACTCGCCGACGCCGCCATCGGCCGGCCGCGACGCTGGATCTGGGCACATCACGCGCCGCCGGCGGATTCACCGACGAGTTGGGGCGGCAAACGCTTCTTCGGCGACGTCGAGCTGATGCAATGGATCGTGCAGCACCAGCCGTCGATGGTAATCTCGGGCCATGTGCACCAATCGCCGTTCATCACCGGCGGCTCGTGGTTCGACCGGCTGGGCGGGAGCTGGATCTTCAACACCGGCCTGCAGCCGGGCCGGCCGCCGACCTGCATCGTGCTGGACCTCGACGCGGGCAAGGCGTTCTGGCTTGCGGCCGGCGAGGGCCAATGGATCGACCTGAATGCGCCGCTGAAGCGGCCCGCGGCGCCGATCGAAGCGCCGCCCGACTGGCTCATATTCTTGGATCAGATTGCCGATCCGAACCTGGCGAAACCTCAAGCGGCGGCAGGTTGA
- a CDS encoding transcriptional regulator, with protein MSKTDSAPFSYEGLDRVIHEKARLGLLTSLMAHPKGLAFADLKQLCGLTDGNLSRHLAVLQEAGLVEVTKGYEGNRPHTTCRLTRTGRRRFLDYLAVLERLVRDAAKAAGREAPPLGRLGIVST; from the coding sequence ATGTCGAAGACTGACAGCGCACCCTTCTCTTACGAAGGATTGGACCGCGTGATCCACGAGAAGGCGAGGCTCGGCCTTCTGACGTCGTTGATGGCGCATCCGAAGGGGCTGGCATTCGCCGACCTCAAGCAGCTGTGCGGCCTCACCGACGGCAATCTCAGCCGGCACCTTGCCGTGCTTCAGGAGGCCGGCCTCGTCGAGGTGACCAAGGGCTACGAGGGTAACCGCCCGCACACCACTTGCCGCCTCACCAGGACCGGGCGGCGCCGCTTCCTCGACTATCTCGCCGTGCTCGAGCGCCTGGTGCGCGACGCTGCGAAAGCCGCCGGCCGCGAGGCGCCGCCGCTCGGCCGCCTCGGTATCGTCTCGACCTGA
- a CDS encoding Crp/Fnr family transcriptional regulator has product MRAVLDYCSGGTERKVEAGTLIVTEGGTSGHLYVLMQGKLEVLKGEMVVAIVTEPGAVLGEMSVLLGQPHTATVRAWSDAVVYEFEDAASFLEKEPGVALMIAKMLAQRLNVANTYLADLKRQYAGHGTHLAMVGEVLQSMINLPPLEVSPGSDRQSDPRI; this is encoded by the coding sequence ATGCGCGCAGTTCTGGATTATTGCAGCGGCGGGACGGAGCGGAAGGTCGAGGCCGGTACGCTCATCGTGACCGAGGGTGGCACCAGCGGCCACCTCTACGTGCTGATGCAAGGCAAACTCGAGGTGCTCAAGGGCGAGATGGTGGTCGCCATCGTCACCGAGCCCGGCGCAGTGCTCGGCGAGATGTCCGTGCTGCTGGGCCAGCCGCACACCGCAACGGTGCGGGCCTGGTCCGACGCGGTCGTCTACGAGTTCGAGGATGCCGCCTCGTTCCTCGAGAAGGAGCCGGGCGTAGCCCTGATGATCGCAAAAATGCTGGCGCAGCGGCTCAATGTCGCCAACACCTATCTCGCCGATCTCAAGCGGCAATATGCCGGCCACGGCACGCATCTGGCCATGGTCGGCGAGGTGCTCCAGAGCATGATCAACCTGCCGCCGCTTGAGGTTTCGCCAGGTTCGGATCGGCAATCTGATCCAAGAATATGA
- a CDS encoding AMP-binding protein, with protein sequence MSIHQTDTGIVGPFDGLDVPWLLRMRAEVRRDHPFLIWAPFDAPARRWSYGEFHERVGALAAGLARRGIRPGEYVLIHLDNCIEAMLAWFGCVELGAIAVTTNTRSAPAEIAYFADHCGAVAAITQPAYAEIVAQNCRNLRWMAVTSHDAGTAPAQAVSRGDSFESLFADSAGRPKRATDPLAPCSVQYTSGTTSRPKAVLWTHANALWGAKINAAHEDLHAGDVHQAYLPLFHTNALAYSMLATLWVGSTCVIQPRFSARRFWGVAREHGATWTSTIPFCMKALLEQEIPKDHKFRLWGTAINEPPAFAAFGIKMIGWWGMTETITHGIIGEVDQPNIPMSIGRAAPEYQIRITDDDGRPTDVGGTGNLAIKGIPGLSLFAEYLHNEKATRESFDEHGFFLTGDRVERLANGYIKFGDRAKDMLKVGGENVAASEIEQVIAVVPGVREAAVVAKAHPMLDEVPVVFIIPQGGVAGAAPDLHDRVMAACRSGLADFKVPREIRFVDDMPRSTLEKVAKAELRKMVG encoded by the coding sequence ATGTCCATTCATCAGACCGACACCGGTATCGTCGGCCCGTTCGACGGGCTCGACGTGCCCTGGCTCTTGAGGATGCGGGCCGAGGTCCGCCGTGACCATCCGTTCCTGATCTGGGCGCCGTTCGATGCGCCGGCGCGGCGCTGGAGCTATGGCGAATTTCACGAGCGGGTCGGCGCGCTCGCGGCGGGGCTGGCACGACGCGGCATCAGGCCCGGCGAATATGTCCTCATTCATCTGGACAATTGCATCGAGGCGATGCTGGCGTGGTTTGGCTGTGTCGAGCTCGGCGCCATCGCGGTCACCACCAACACCCGGTCGGCGCCGGCCGAGATCGCCTATTTTGCCGATCATTGCGGCGCAGTCGCCGCGATCACGCAGCCAGCCTATGCGGAGATCGTCGCGCAGAACTGCCGCAACCTCCGCTGGATGGCGGTCACCTCGCATGATGCGGGCACGGCGCCCGCGCAGGCGGTTTCACGCGGCGACAGTTTTGAATCGCTGTTCGCCGACAGCGCCGGTCGTCCTAAGCGCGCGACCGATCCGCTCGCGCCGTGCAGCGTGCAATACACCTCGGGCACGACGTCGCGTCCGAAGGCTGTGCTGTGGACCCATGCCAACGCTCTGTGGGGTGCCAAGATCAACGCCGCGCACGAGGATTTGCATGCCGGCGACGTGCACCAGGCCTATCTGCCGCTGTTCCACACCAATGCGCTGGCCTATTCCATGCTGGCGACGCTGTGGGTCGGCAGTACCTGCGTGATCCAGCCGCGCTTTTCCGCGCGCCGGTTCTGGGGCGTCGCGCGCGAGCACGGCGCGACCTGGACCTCGACGATTCCCTTCTGCATGAAGGCTCTGCTCGAGCAGGAGATCCCGAAAGACCACAAATTCCGCCTGTGGGGCACCGCGATCAACGAGCCGCCGGCCTTTGCCGCCTTCGGCATCAAGATGATCGGCTGGTGGGGCATGACCGAGACCATCACCCACGGCATCATCGGCGAGGTCGACCAGCCCAACATCCCGATGTCGATCGGCCGCGCCGCGCCGGAGTATCAGATCCGCATCACCGACGATGACGGCCGGCCGACGGACGTCGGCGGCACCGGCAATCTCGCAATCAAGGGCATTCCCGGCCTGTCGCTGTTCGCCGAATACCTGCACAACGAAAAGGCGACGCGGGAGAGTTTTGACGAGCACGGCTTCTTCCTTACCGGCGACCGGGTCGAGCGTCTCGCGAACGGCTACATCAAGTTCGGCGACCGCGCCAAGGACATGCTGAAGGTCGGCGGCGAGAACGTCGCGGCCTCCGAGATCGAGCAGGTGATCGCGGTGGTGCCGGGCGTGCGCGAGGCGGCCGTGGTGGCGAAGGCCCATCCGATGCTGGACGAGGTGCCTGTCGTCTTCATCATTCCGCAGGGCGGCGTCGCGGGCGCTGCGCCCGACCTGCATGACCGCGTGATGGCCGCCTGCCGTAGCGGCCTCGCCGACTTCAAGGTGCCGCGTGAGATCCGGTTCGTCGACGACATGCCGCGCTCGACGCTGGAAAAGGTCGCGAAGGCGGAGCTGAGGAAGATGGTGGGGTGA
- a CDS encoding VOC family protein has translation MPVKVEALDHLVINAADVAATAEWYRKILGMEVKVFDPGGGKAPRTSLAFGNQKINVRPRDADKVEWFTANNPAAGSEDLCFLTSSPPDEVVAHLTAHGVAIEEGPVPKQGARGTLRSVYCRDPDGSLIEISSYAD, from the coding sequence ATGCCGGTCAAGGTCGAGGCCCTCGATCATCTCGTGATCAACGCCGCGGACGTTGCGGCGACCGCGGAGTGGTACCGCAAGATCCTCGGCATGGAAGTCAAAGTGTTCGACCCTGGCGGCGGCAAAGCGCCGCGGACGTCGCTCGCGTTTGGTAATCAGAAGATCAACGTGCGGCCGCGCGACGCCGACAAGGTGGAATGGTTCACCGCGAACAACCCAGCCGCCGGCAGCGAAGACCTGTGTTTCCTGACCTCCTCGCCGCCCGACGAGGTGGTGGCGCATTTAACGGCACATGGCGTCGCGATCGAGGAAGGCCCGGTTCCCAAGCAGGGCGCCCGCGGCACGCTGCGCTCGGTCTATTGCCGGGATCCGGATGGGAGCCTGATCGAGATCTCGTCGTACGCGGATTAG
- a CDS encoding Bug family tripartite tricarboxylate transporter substrate binding protein, translating into MITRRTALGLLAASPLAATPLSKAFAADYPARPVKWVVGYPPGGATDILARLIGQRLSEKLGQQFVIENKPGAGNNIATESVINAEPDGYTLQLINPANYINASLYKNLKFNFVQDMAPVASFQRVPNVMTVNKDVPAKTVAEFIEYVKANPGKVNMASSGNGTSVHLSGEMFMAMTGCKMQHVPYRGAAPAITDMLAGQVQVIFDNMPSIIQHIRSGSLRAIGVTTTERSPQLPDVQPVADTVKGYEASALFGMGAPKNTPKEIIAKLNAEVAAVLKEPDMTKRLVELGGEPRIQTPEAFGEEIKAETEKWRKVVEFAGLKVE; encoded by the coding sequence ATGATCACTCGCCGTACCGCGCTGGGCCTGCTCGCCGCCAGTCCGCTTGCAGCCACCCCGCTGTCGAAGGCTTTTGCCGCCGATTACCCGGCCCGGCCGGTGAAATGGGTGGTCGGCTATCCGCCGGGCGGAGCCACGGACATCCTGGCGCGGCTGATCGGCCAGCGGCTGTCGGAAAAGCTCGGCCAGCAGTTCGTGATCGAGAACAAGCCCGGTGCCGGCAACAATATCGCCACCGAATCGGTCATCAATGCCGAGCCCGACGGCTATACGCTGCAGCTGATCAACCCGGCCAACTATATCAACGCCTCGCTCTACAAGAATCTCAAGTTCAACTTCGTGCAGGATATGGCGCCGGTGGCCTCGTTCCAGCGCGTGCCGAACGTGATGACCGTCAACAAGGACGTGCCGGCCAAGACCGTCGCCGAGTTCATCGAGTATGTGAAGGCCAACCCCGGCAAGGTCAACATGGCCTCGTCCGGCAACGGCACCTCGGTGCATCTGTCCGGCGAGATGTTCATGGCCATGACCGGCTGCAAGATGCAGCACGTGCCCTATCGGGGCGCGGCGCCCGCGATCACCGACATGCTCGCCGGCCAGGTGCAGGTGATCTTCGACAACATGCCTTCGATCATCCAGCACATCCGCTCCGGCTCGCTTCGCGCCATCGGCGTCACCACCACGGAACGCTCGCCGCAGCTGCCCGACGTGCAGCCGGTCGCCGACACCGTCAAGGGCTATGAGGCCAGCGCGCTGTTCGGCATGGGCGCGCCGAAGAACACGCCGAAGGAAATCATCGCCAAGCTCAACGCCGAGGTCGCCGCGGTGCTGAAGGAGCCCGACATGACCAAGCGCCTGGTCGAGCTCGGCGGCGAGCCGCGGATCCAGACTCCGGAAGCGTTCGGTGAGGAGATCAAGGCCGAGACCGAAAAGTGGAGGAAGGTCGTCGAATTCGCCGGCCTGAAGGTCGAGTAG
- a CDS encoding di-trans,poly-cis-decaprenylcistransferase, whose amino-acid sequence MQSDVTPRDEKLHIGIIMDGNGRWATRRGLSRVRGHEAGVEAIRRIVEAAPKQGIGTLTLYAFSTDNWRRPKAEVAALMTLLRFYLANEVQSLVRNGVRLNVIGRRDRLPEGIATAITRAEEATARGSTLHLRIAVDYSARDAILNAAAKAAALTSLTREAFSQLVTGEAGLRDVDLIIRTSGEKRLSDFLLWEGAYAELHFTERMWPEFDASDLAAALASFHGRERRFGGLQAIMPEEVPSLSRV is encoded by the coding sequence ATGCAAAGTGATGTTACGCCCCGCGACGAGAAGCTTCATATCGGCATCATCATGGACGGCAACGGACGATGGGCGACGCGGCGCGGCCTGTCGCGGGTGCGCGGCCATGAAGCGGGTGTCGAGGCGATCCGCCGTATCGTCGAGGCCGCGCCCAAGCAGGGCATCGGCACGCTGACGCTCTACGCCTTCTCCACCGACAATTGGCGGAGGCCGAAGGCCGAGGTCGCCGCATTGATGACCTTGCTGCGCTTCTATCTCGCCAATGAGGTGCAGAGCCTGGTCAGGAACGGTGTGCGCCTCAACGTGATCGGCCGCCGTGATCGCCTGCCCGAAGGCATCGCCACGGCGATCACGCGCGCCGAGGAAGCCACCGCCCGGGGCAGCACCCTGCACCTGCGCATCGCGGTCGATTACTCCGCGCGCGACGCCATTCTCAATGCTGCGGCGAAGGCGGCCGCCTTGACCAGCCTCACCCGCGAAGCCTTCTCGCAGCTCGTCACCGGCGAAGCCGGTCTGCGCGACGTCGACCTCATCATTCGCACCTCGGGCGAAAAGCGGCTGTCGGACTTCCTGCTCTGGGAAGGCGCCTATGCCGAGCTGCACTTCACCGAGCGGATGTGGCCCGAGTTCGACGCGAGCGATCTGGCCGCTGCCCTAGCCTCCTTCCACGGCCGCGAGCGTCGCTTCGGCGGCCTACAGGCGATCATGCCCGAGGAGGTGCCGTCGCTCTCCCGTGTGTGA
- a CDS encoding S1C family serine protease, protein MWLKSLIVASLLQLGIAGIAHAKGPFGSVNVGNWVGGAFSNDETGAFSHCAATSPYANGVILVVSQNAAGTWLLAFASPGYHFNKGENAAIDVIFDGREQARLYATAYQSNMLTSVMPLNVVRTFQKSSLMVATAGRAVLNFDLTSTGPVIAALTNCVTKVKADGLDKAGDFTKGTAKPAATTEKQASPPASGKSAKSKSGTGFVVSASGHIVTNHHVIDGCSDLKGNLTGEAAMTLRVVSSDAMNDLALLQAPSTTTFKEFVRIRDRSIRSGDSVVAIGFPYRGLLSSDFTVTTGIVSSLSGMRNDSRFLQISAPVQPGNSGGPLFDTTGQIVGVVTGKLDNLRIAVATGNIPENINFAIKTGALRDFLDNSVVPYQTAEPKGELKTTDIAANARAYTMLISCTGTEQADAKR, encoded by the coding sequence ATGTGGCTTAAATCGTTGATCGTTGCGTCCTTGTTGCAGTTGGGTATCGCCGGCATCGCGCACGCGAAAGGACCGTTCGGCAGCGTCAATGTCGGTAACTGGGTCGGCGGCGCTTTCAGCAACGATGAGACGGGCGCTTTCTCCCATTGCGCCGCAACGAGCCCCTATGCGAACGGCGTCATCCTGGTCGTAAGCCAGAACGCCGCCGGCACCTGGTTGCTGGCTTTTGCAAGCCCCGGCTACCACTTCAACAAGGGCGAGAACGCCGCGATCGACGTGATCTTCGACGGGCGGGAGCAAGCCAGGCTGTACGCGACGGCATATCAGTCCAACATGTTGACGTCCGTCATGCCACTCAACGTTGTGCGGACGTTCCAGAAGTCCAGCCTGATGGTCGCAACAGCCGGCCGCGCCGTTCTGAATTTCGATCTGACATCGACCGGGCCGGTCATCGCGGCATTGACCAATTGCGTGACCAAGGTGAAAGCCGACGGGCTCGACAAGGCCGGCGACTTCACCAAGGGTACGGCCAAGCCAGCCGCCACGACGGAGAAGCAGGCGTCGCCGCCTGCGTCCGGCAAGTCTGCCAAGTCGAAGAGCGGCACCGGCTTCGTGGTGAGTGCCAGCGGGCACATCGTCACGAACCACCATGTGATCGACGGTTGCAGCGACCTCAAAGGCAATCTCACGGGAGAGGCCGCAATGACGTTGCGCGTCGTATCGAGCGATGCAATGAACGATCTCGCCCTCTTGCAGGCGCCGTCGACAACGACGTTCAAAGAGTTTGTCCGGATTCGCGATCGCTCAATCCGCTCCGGCGATTCCGTCGTGGCGATCGGCTTTCCCTACCGTGGACTTCTGAGCTCGGATTTCACCGTCACCACTGGTATCGTGAGCTCGCTCAGTGGGATGCGCAACGATTCACGTTTCCTTCAGATCAGCGCACCCGTGCAGCCCGGCAATAGCGGAGGCCCGCTGTTCGACACCACCGGGCAGATCGTCGGCGTGGTTACGGGAAAGCTCGACAATCTGCGAATCGCGGTCGCAACCGGTAACATCCCCGAGAACATCAACTTCGCCATCAAGACCGGCGCGCTGCGCGACTTCCTCGACAATTCCGTGGTGCCCTACCAGACCGCGGAGCCCAAGGGTGAACTGAAGACCACCGACATCGCCGCTAACGCCCGCGCCTACACGATGCTGATCTCGTGCACCGGCACGGAACAGGCGGACGCGAAGCGGTAA